The DNA region TGACTGAAACTGAGCTTCACAAGACGTGAACCTGTTCCTACTTGTCAACGGAAAACTTTTCCACACGGTTCTGAACCGAAAAACAATTCAGCCTAGTTCTGAACCATGCAGTGTAATGCTTCTACTCTGTATTCCTGTCCTGTACTATGTACAAACACACGAACGTGCTCTCTCCTGCTAGTTCTGAGCTAAAAAAAATTCAGGTTCCACTCCTGACAGTTAACGAGCTCCAAGTCTCCAACTGAAAACCATCCCACATCTCAGGCCGTGTCGTATCACTTGCAATGCATGCAGCTCAAGGCATCGGAGCAACCAGATGGTGCATGCGTGTGTGACTAACAAGCCCAAGGAACCTGCCTCTGCCTTGCTCTGTCATCGTCCGGGCTCAGGTTAGCTTCTGCGAAAACACGGCGACGCCGTGCCGATCTGGGTCCTACGGCCTTCTTGTTCACCGGCGTGGGTGTCCGGAACAGCTCGGTCTGTTCGttctccttctccttgtgctgcTCCTGCGTGCGTCGATCCATCTCAGACCTCTTCAGGCGCCGCGTGCTTCGCTCCTTTGCCTTCCGATCAGTCTGAAGCTTCGCCTCCGCGTCAGTGTTCCTCATCTCCAGATTGGCTGCATGAATCAAGTCTATTGTAAGACATTGTACTGCGATAGCATTGCTCAGGTTAGTAATTAGATTTCAAAAAGCGGCAAATTTCTGACAATGCTCTGAAGCCTGCCTGCACACAACTACCGTAACGCTATGTTGTTGCAGAATGGACAACTACATTTTCAGTTTCTCGTCAGAAACCGTGTTTCCTGAAAAAGATTTACTCAATTTAAGGGCTACTGGTGAATCGACCAGATCTTAGTGGCTGGACTTCCATGAAAATCTACCAGATTATGCAACTTCCTTGTACTCATCACCATGTTGGTTTTGTGCAAAAATAAACAATGATGTGCAAGAAACTCTGTTTTTTCCTTGGTCACAAATGATCCATTACAGCATGTTCTCATTCAAAGCCTAGGCAGGATCCCTGCCAGTGCCAGATTTATCAAAGAGGAACACAAGTTCAGAACAAATCGGCACTAACTGTTGCATGGGTACTGAAAGGGAAGCAATCACGACACAATGAAACAGCAACCTGAACCCCACACATAGCTACTGTACCTCTATGCACATTTTCAGTTTTTGGTCAGAAACCGTCAAGTTTTGTCAGGAACTGTTTCTTGGTCAGTCAGAAACTGTGTTTTAATGCCAATGCTGAAATTAAGTGCTGAATATGAATAGATTCCATAGATATGGACAGTAGAAGTATATGCACTGTAACCCCATAGATATCAAAACTTATTGACATATAAACTACGAGCTCGAGTGCTTGAGCATGCTTACCTACGAGATGGTCGCGAGGCAAGGCTGCAGTGTCCTCGCTCTCCGGTTGCAGTGTGCTCTGGTTCAGGGAGCTCTCGCTCAACTCCCCATCTGCCTCAAGTGTCACCTCTATACTACTATCCCTCATCTCCAGATTGGCTGCATGAATCAAAAGTTCAGTTTGTTTTCAGACATGTACTGCAGCAACATAGGAATTAGCGATGAACCAATGGCTTCCTATTTCCATGGTTTCCAGCAAACTTTACAGAAATGACGAACAACTGACAACACCCCGAATCCAGCTCATAACTACTACTCCCTCCAGTCAAGTAAATTTGAAGTTCCAGACAAGAAAACAAGTAGAAAACAAGCTGGTTTTGCTGTCTGAAACGTCAAGTAAACTTGACTGGAGGTAGTACATGCTATGCTGTTACAGCATGAAAAACTACAATTTCAGTTTCTTATCAGTCAATGTGCTTCTAGATGAATTTCATCAGAAAATGTGTTAAAATTGCGTTAATAAAATCAAGGAGTGTTGATTAAGCAATCAAACCATAGTGTCAACTCTGGATTCTGGAAGGCTCTACACTCTTACTATGAAAGTGCATTGGCATATCTGCTGCTTGGTTCTGAATTCTGAAACTATGCTATCTTCAGTCCTGAAAAGCTACATATTCCTAACGCTTCTTTTACAATGTAGACATGCGAGAAATTCAGTTTCCTGTTGTAAACAACTACTCTGCATGTAACTGCATCACGGCATATGATTTGGCGACTAATCTGTTATATAGTACGGAAGTTTCATTTCTACATGGTTCTTTCGAAAACCAAAAGATAATACAGCCATAGTTTCTCATTCTGGAAGCCATAAAAAGGAAAGCTCCGTAATCTAGTCAAACATTTCCGTCCAGATTCATTGAACTATCGGAATCAGCCATTAAATTTTCTGTTTTTAGTCAGACATTGTGTTTCTTGACAAATTTAGTCAGAATCTGTATTTATGTGCCATTGGGGAATTAAGTACTAAAAATGAATCGACCACATCATGATCAAGACATATCATCAACTAGGAGCTTGAGTGCTTGAGCATGCTTACTTTTGAGCCGGTTGCAAGGCCACGCTGAAGCGTGCTGCTGCAGCAGGTACTGGTACATCTCATAGCTCTCCAGCTGTAGCGTGCTCTTGTTCAGGAAACTCACGCTCGCCTTCCGGTCTGCCTCAAGTGTCGCCTCTGGATCACTGTCCCTCATCTCAAGATTGGCTGCATAAAATCAGAAGTTCAGTTTCTTGTCAGACATTGTAGAGCAATAAAGGAGTTAACGATGAATAGCCTACAACACCCTGTAaccactaacaagcacataacCACTATGCTGCTGCCGCATGCAACCACATTTTCAGTTTGTTATCAGACAATGTGCTACTAGATGAATATCATCAGAAAATGCGCTGAGCAAACTACTGAAGCTTTATACACTCTTACCATGAAAGCAAATTCAACGAGAGATTAACTTAGACCACTTTCCTGTCCAGATTCATTGACCTATCCTATCTGCAGTCGTGAACAACCACATATTCCAAAGCCTTTTTCACCACGGCCAATTTCTTGCAGGCATCAAGAGAAACGCGAGAAATTCAGAACATGGTTGGCGACTAATCTTTTCCTGAAATTTCATTTTTATTTGGTTCGTTCGAAAACCGACGGATGCAGCACCAGCTTCTCATTTCGGGAAAGTAACCAGAAGGAATGTTTCAATTAACCTGGTCAAGAGTCCCGTCCAGATTCATTGACCTCTAAGGTTCAGCCAGGAGAGCCTGAACATGGTGCTTACCGTCGAGCCGGTCATGGGGCCAGACGAAGTAGTCCCAGTCCCACCTCTCGAAGTCGTGCTCGGGCCGCCGCAGCTTCACCAGCGGCTctcgcacggcggcggcgaagccGAACTCCGGGCCCCTGCAGAGTGCGGCGAGCCAAACACGACGAATTCAGACAAGGAAAAAGACAGAACGATCTTGCTGCTACACGGGAGCCGGGGACGAATCCAGCGTTCTGGGGTAAGGTCGGCGAGGAAAACACGAATTCAGTGGACCGAGCCAAGAAAGAAGAACGGCAAACAGCGGAACAAGCGTCCAGAATGACGAAGGCAGAGCAGCAGGagcgagagagaggagggagaagcaTCCAGAGGAATCAAGAACGATCGGTGCTGCAAGAATCCGATCGCTGTTGATGCTTACCTGGGAATGGAAGAACCCCGGTCCACCTCGATCTCCGCTCTCAACCAGAAGCCACCGTTCCGGTGCTTTCGCCGCGATGTCCACCCCTCCATggccgtctctctctctctctctccctccctccctccctccctccctcccccacCCACTCGCTCGCGTCTCTGCTCTTCTCCTTGCTTTCTACGGCGCTCGTTTTCTTGCGTTCGTGTGGCGCGGGTCGCGGAACTGATGGAGCGGGGGATTGGTTGGTTGTTTTTATAGGCGGAGGCAGCGAAGCAGGAAGGGTGGAGAAGCAGCAGAGCACAAGGGGACGGGAGGGAGGGGAAAGTTAGTTACGAGTTAGCCGTTGCGATGAGACA from Panicum hallii strain FIL2 chromosome 9, PHallii_v3.1, whole genome shotgun sequence includes:
- the LOC112876987 gene encoding uncharacterized protein LOC112876987 yields the protein MEGWTSRRKHRNGGFWLRAEIEVDRGSSIPRGPEFGFAAAVREPLVKLRRPEHDFERWDWDYFVWPHDRLDANLEMRDSDPEATLEADRKASVSFLNKSTLQLESYEMYQYLLQQHASAWPCNRLKTNLEMRDSSIEVTLEADGELSESSLNQSTLQPESEDTAALPRDHLVANLEMRNTDAEAKLQTDRKAKERSTRRLKRSEMDRRTQEQHKEKENEQTELFRTPTPVNKKAVGPRSARRRRVFAEANLSPDDDRARQRQVPWAC